One window of the Chelonoidis abingdonii isolate Lonesome George chromosome 3, CheloAbing_2.0, whole genome shotgun sequence genome contains the following:
- the LOC116824862 gene encoding phosphofurin acidic cluster sorting protein 2-like isoform X3, translating into MENPPGPWLCSLRLKKLTVLRELDKELSSVLIAVKIQGSKRVLRSNEYVLPPGGLMETDLELTFSLQYPHFLKRDGNRLQIMLQRRKRYKNRTILGYKTLAVGIINMAEVMQHPTDGGQLLGLHSNMKDVSIQVAEISIYSLSSQPIDHEDGSVPSGPKIKASDRSPDMDNYSEEEDDSFSSEQEASDDAVQGQDLYDEEDEVRKPKKARRKMIRTTSLSRQPNFKQKFVALLKRFKVMDEVLDSDPVGQTQEVEEDLGLLYDSLEECNNSDSGPELEDNESVRSTPKPTLRRFFEGVSHSGSQTEIGSLHIQKGQEQESGSPGQAEKRKTGAPRALEEVGMEVVAAVLEAEEPSPRPGAAEAARRESSVDRLAQLASASKPEPPNAVSPSKAESRQVWRPRSTSMKDRQNSKGQSDRASSLDSESSLDSRHSAQVPRKSVYDQLNQILISDEQLPESIVLVNVTEWQGQFLSEQLQAHKQPVVSTWSVADVQAAFNTIVARIQRYCNCNSHMPPPVKVAVAGDQSYLSIVLRFFVEQLASKTPDWLNYLRFLVVPLGSHPLAKYLGSVDGRYSALFLDTVWRELFSRAEPPSADTVDVSGRVAQFIAGASQSHQLPISEAMLTYKQKSPDDDSCQKFVPFVGVVKVGLVEQSFCASVDSDDATVCTSSLLSSSPSASAGTPHSKEAMGTPPPSPSVSSSLSGPPGVEVMGLQVDYWTNQGLEKKKEGEKREMGLKNTLKSNFRSLQVSRVPGAGELVPPSTMAMTVVTKEKNKKVMFLSKKPKEKDLEPKSQVIEGITRLICTAKHQSTMLRVSIDGVEWNDVKFFQLAAQWPTHVKHLPVGIFGYSKSM; encoded by the exons GGTTCAAAGCGAGTCCTGCGATCCAATGAATACGTCCTTCCACCCGGGGGCCTGATGGAGACTGACCTGGAACTGACTTTTTCTTTACAG TACCCGCATTTCCTGAAGAGAGATGGCAACAGGCTGCAGATTATGCTGCAGCGAAGGAAGAGGTACAAGAACCGCACAATCCTGGGCTACAAGACTCTGGCAGTGGGAATCATTAACATGGCGGAG GTGATGCAGCACCCCACAGACGGAGGGCAGCTTCTGGGCCTCCACAGCAACATGAAGGATGTGAGCATCCAAGTGGCTGAAATCAGCATCTACTCCCTGTCCAGCCAGCCCATTGACCATGAAGATGGCAGCGTCCCCTCCGGCCCCAAAATCAAAGCCTCGG ATCGCTCCCCAGATATGGATAACTactcagaggaggaggatgacagcTTCTCTTCAGAGCAGGAGGCCAGCGATGATGCTGTGCAAGGCCAG GACCTGTACGACGAAGAGGATGAAGTGAGGAAGCCGAAGAAAGCCCGGAGGAAAATGATCAGAACCACGTCCCTGAGCAGA CAACCGAACTTCAAGCAGAAATTCGTTGCTTTGCTGAAGAGATTTAAAGTGATGGATGAG GTTCTGGACTCCGACCCGGTGGGTCAGACCCAAGAAGTGGAGGAGGACCTGGGGCTGCTCTACGACAGCTTGGAGGAATGCAACAACAGCGACAGCGGCCCCGAGCTGGAGGATAATGAGAGCGTGCGCagcacccccaaacccacccTGAG GCGTTTCTTTGAGGGCGTCTCTCACTCGGGTTCCCAGACTGAGATCGGCAGTCTGCACATCCAGAAAGGGCAGGAACAGGAGTCCGGCAGCCCT GGACAAGCAGAGAAGCGAAAGACTGGAGCGCCGCGGGCCCTGGAGGAGGTGGGCATGGAGGTGGTAGCCGCG GTGCTGGAGGCAGAGGAGCCCTCCCCACGCCCTGGGGCGGCAGAGGCAGCCAGGCGGGAGAGCAGTGTTGACAGGCTAGCCCAACTGGCCAGCGCCAGCAAGCCCGAGCCCCCAAACGCTGTGTCACCCAG CAAAGCTGAGAGCAGACAGGTGTGGCGGCCCCGCAGCACCTCCATGAAGGACCGGCAGAACTCGAAGGGGCAGAGCGACCGCGCCAGCAGCCTGGACAGTGAGAGCTCGCTGGACTCGCGGCACAGTGCCCAG GTGCCCCGGAAATCTGTCTATGATCAGCTGAACCAGATCTTGATCTCAGACGAGCAGCTTCCGGAGAGCATTGTCCTGGTGAACGTCACCGAGTGGCAAGGGCag TTCCTGAGCGAACAGCTCCAGGCACACAAACAACCCGTCGTCTCCACTTGGTCTGTGGCCGACGTCCAGGCTGCCTTCAACACCATCGTCGCCCGCATCCAGAGATA CTGTAACTGCAACTCTCACATGCCTCCCCCAGTCAAAGTGGCCGTGGCGGGAGACCAGAGCTACCTGAGCATCGTGCTGCGGTTCTTCGTGGAGCAGCTGGCCAGCAAGACCCCAGACTGGCTGAACTACCTCCGCTTCCTCGTGGTGCCACTGG GCTCACACCCGCTGGCCAAATACCTGGGGTCCGTGGATGGGAGGTACAGCGCCCTCTTCCTGGACACGGTGTGGAGGGAGCTGTTCAGCCGGGCTGAGCCCCCCAGCGCAG ATACCGTGGACGTCTCTGGCCGTGTGGCTCAGTTCATTGCAGGAGCCAGCCAGTCTCACCAGCTGCCCATCTCCGAGGCCATGCTGACGTACAAACAGAAGAG CCCAGACGACGACTCCTGCCAGAAGTTTGTGCCATTTGTTGGG GTGGTGAAAGTGGGGCTCGTGGAACAGTCCTTCTGCGCCTCAG TGGACTCTGACGATGCCACGGTCTGCACCAGTTCCCTGCTGAGCTCCTCACCTTCAGCCAGCGCAGGGACCCCCCACAGCAAGGAGGCCATGGGCACCCCACCGCCCTCCCCGTCCGTCAGCAGCAGCCTCTCGGGG CCCCCCGGCGTGGAGGTGATGGGCCTGCAGGTCGACTACTGGACGAACCAGGGGCTGGAGAagaagaaggagggagagaagcggGAGATGGGCTTGAAGAACACACTGAAGAGCAACTTCCGCTCGCTGCAGGTCAGCCGCGTGCCCGGCGCCGGGGAGCTGGTCCCCCCCAGCACCATGGCCATGACCGTGGTCACCAAGGAGAAGAACAAGAAAG TGATGTTCCTGAGTAAGAAGCCCAAGGAGAAGGACCTGGAGCCCAAAAGCCAAGTCATCGAAGGGATTACGCGCCTGATCTGTACAGCTAAGCACCAAAGCACCATGCTCCGAG TGTCCATCGACGGGGTGGAGTGGAACGACGTGAAGTTTTTCCAGCTAGCCGCGCAGTGGCCAACCCATGTCAAGCATCTCCCCGTGGGCATCTTTGGCTACTCGAAGAGCATGTGA
- the LOC116824862 gene encoding phosphofurin acidic cluster sorting protein 2-like isoform X1 — MENPPGPWLCSLRLKKLTVLRELDKELSSVLIAVKIQGSKRVLRSNEYVLPPGGLMETDLELTFSLQYPHFLKRDGNRLQIMLQRRKRYKNRTILGYKTLAVGIINMAEVMQHPTDGGQLLGLHSNMKDVSIQVAEISIYSLSSQPIDHEDGSVPSGPKIKASDRSPDMDNYSEEEDDSFSSEQEASDDAVQGQDLYDEEDEVRKPKKARRKMIRTTSLSRQPNFKQKFVALLKRFKVMDEVLDSDPVGQTQEVEEDLGLLYDSLEECNNSDSGPELEDNESVRSTPKPTLRRFFEGVSHSGSQTEIGSLHIQKGQEQESGSPGQAEKRKTGAPRALEEVGMEVVAAVLEAEEPSPRPGAAEAARRESSVDRLAQLASASKPEPPNAVSPSKAESRQVWRPRSTSMKDRQNSKGQSDRASSLDSESSLDSRHSAQVPRKSVYDQLNQILISDEQLPESIVLVNVTEWQGQFLSEQLQAHKQPVVSTWSVADVQAAFNTIVARIQRYCNCNSHMPPPVKVAVAGDQSYLSIVLRFFVEQLASKTPDWLNYLRFLVVPLGSHPLAKYLGSVDGRYSALFLDTVWRELFSRAEPPSADTVDVSGRVAQFIAGASQSHQLPISEAMLTYKQKRKRSLYFDFYISPDDDSCQKFVPFVGVVKVGLVEQSFCASVDSDDATVCTSSLLSSSPSASAGTPHSKEAMGTPPPSPSVSSSLSGAG, encoded by the exons GGTTCAAAGCGAGTCCTGCGATCCAATGAATACGTCCTTCCACCCGGGGGCCTGATGGAGACTGACCTGGAACTGACTTTTTCTTTACAG TACCCGCATTTCCTGAAGAGAGATGGCAACAGGCTGCAGATTATGCTGCAGCGAAGGAAGAGGTACAAGAACCGCACAATCCTGGGCTACAAGACTCTGGCAGTGGGAATCATTAACATGGCGGAG GTGATGCAGCACCCCACAGACGGAGGGCAGCTTCTGGGCCTCCACAGCAACATGAAGGATGTGAGCATCCAAGTGGCTGAAATCAGCATCTACTCCCTGTCCAGCCAGCCCATTGACCATGAAGATGGCAGCGTCCCCTCCGGCCCCAAAATCAAAGCCTCGG ATCGCTCCCCAGATATGGATAACTactcagaggaggaggatgacagcTTCTCTTCAGAGCAGGAGGCCAGCGATGATGCTGTGCAAGGCCAG GACCTGTACGACGAAGAGGATGAAGTGAGGAAGCCGAAGAAAGCCCGGAGGAAAATGATCAGAACCACGTCCCTGAGCAGA CAACCGAACTTCAAGCAGAAATTCGTTGCTTTGCTGAAGAGATTTAAAGTGATGGATGAG GTTCTGGACTCCGACCCGGTGGGTCAGACCCAAGAAGTGGAGGAGGACCTGGGGCTGCTCTACGACAGCTTGGAGGAATGCAACAACAGCGACAGCGGCCCCGAGCTGGAGGATAATGAGAGCGTGCGCagcacccccaaacccacccTGAG GCGTTTCTTTGAGGGCGTCTCTCACTCGGGTTCCCAGACTGAGATCGGCAGTCTGCACATCCAGAAAGGGCAGGAACAGGAGTCCGGCAGCCCT GGACAAGCAGAGAAGCGAAAGACTGGAGCGCCGCGGGCCCTGGAGGAGGTGGGCATGGAGGTGGTAGCCGCG GTGCTGGAGGCAGAGGAGCCCTCCCCACGCCCTGGGGCGGCAGAGGCAGCCAGGCGGGAGAGCAGTGTTGACAGGCTAGCCCAACTGGCCAGCGCCAGCAAGCCCGAGCCCCCAAACGCTGTGTCACCCAG CAAAGCTGAGAGCAGACAGGTGTGGCGGCCCCGCAGCACCTCCATGAAGGACCGGCAGAACTCGAAGGGGCAGAGCGACCGCGCCAGCAGCCTGGACAGTGAGAGCTCGCTGGACTCGCGGCACAGTGCCCAG GTGCCCCGGAAATCTGTCTATGATCAGCTGAACCAGATCTTGATCTCAGACGAGCAGCTTCCGGAGAGCATTGTCCTGGTGAACGTCACCGAGTGGCAAGGGCag TTCCTGAGCGAACAGCTCCAGGCACACAAACAACCCGTCGTCTCCACTTGGTCTGTGGCCGACGTCCAGGCTGCCTTCAACACCATCGTCGCCCGCATCCAGAGATA CTGTAACTGCAACTCTCACATGCCTCCCCCAGTCAAAGTGGCCGTGGCGGGAGACCAGAGCTACCTGAGCATCGTGCTGCGGTTCTTCGTGGAGCAGCTGGCCAGCAAGACCCCAGACTGGCTGAACTACCTCCGCTTCCTCGTGGTGCCACTGG GCTCACACCCGCTGGCCAAATACCTGGGGTCCGTGGATGGGAGGTACAGCGCCCTCTTCCTGGACACGGTGTGGAGGGAGCTGTTCAGCCGGGCTGAGCCCCCCAGCGCAG ATACCGTGGACGTCTCTGGCCGTGTGGCTCAGTTCATTGCAGGAGCCAGCCAGTCTCACCAGCTGCCCATCTCCGAGGCCATGCTGACGTACAAACAGAAGAG GAAGAGAAGCCtctattttgacttttatatcaG CCCAGACGACGACTCCTGCCAGAAGTTTGTGCCATTTGTTGGG GTGGTGAAAGTGGGGCTCGTGGAACAGTCCTTCTGCGCCTCAG TGGACTCTGACGATGCCACGGTCTGCACCAGTTCCCTGCTGAGCTCCTCACCTTCAGCCAGCGCAGGGACCCCCCACAGCAAGGAGGCCATGGGCACCCCACCGCCCTCCCCGTCCGTCAGCAGCAGCCTCTCGGGGGCTGGGTGA
- the LOC116824862 gene encoding phosphofurin acidic cluster sorting protein 2-like isoform X2 yields the protein MQLSSSPESSLFCWTLALGFLLVQGSKRVLRSNEYVLPPGGLMETDLELTFSLQYPHFLKRDGNRLQIMLQRRKRYKNRTILGYKTLAVGIINMAEVMQHPTDGGQLLGLHSNMKDVSIQVAEISIYSLSSQPIDHEDGSVPSGPKIKASDRSPDMDNYSEEEDDSFSSEQEASDDAVQGQDLYDEEDEVRKPKKARRKMIRTTSLSRQPNFKQKFVALLKRFKVMDEVLDSDPVGQTQEVEEDLGLLYDSLEECNNSDSGPELEDNESVRSTPKPTLRRFFEGVSHSGSQTEIGSLHIQKGQEQESGSPGQAEKRKTGAPRALEEVGMEVVAAVLEAEEPSPRPGAAEAARRESSVDRLAQLASASKPEPPNAVSPSKAESRQVWRPRSTSMKDRQNSKGQSDRASSLDSESSLDSRHSAQVPRKSVYDQLNQILISDEQLPESIVLVNVTEWQGQFLSEQLQAHKQPVVSTWSVADVQAAFNTIVARIQRYCNCNSHMPPPVKVAVAGDQSYLSIVLRFFVEQLASKTPDWLNYLRFLVVPLGSHPLAKYLGSVDGRYSALFLDTVWRELFSRAEPPSADTVDVSGRVAQFIAGASQSHQLPISEAMLTYKQKRKRSLYFDFYISPDDDSCQKFVPFVGVVKVGLVEQSFCASVDSDDATVCTSSLLSSSPSASAGTPHSKEAMGTPPPSPSVSSSLSGAG from the exons GGTTCAAAGCGAGTCCTGCGATCCAATGAATACGTCCTTCCACCCGGGGGCCTGATGGAGACTGACCTGGAACTGACTTTTTCTTTACAG TACCCGCATTTCCTGAAGAGAGATGGCAACAGGCTGCAGATTATGCTGCAGCGAAGGAAGAGGTACAAGAACCGCACAATCCTGGGCTACAAGACTCTGGCAGTGGGAATCATTAACATGGCGGAG GTGATGCAGCACCCCACAGACGGAGGGCAGCTTCTGGGCCTCCACAGCAACATGAAGGATGTGAGCATCCAAGTGGCTGAAATCAGCATCTACTCCCTGTCCAGCCAGCCCATTGACCATGAAGATGGCAGCGTCCCCTCCGGCCCCAAAATCAAAGCCTCGG ATCGCTCCCCAGATATGGATAACTactcagaggaggaggatgacagcTTCTCTTCAGAGCAGGAGGCCAGCGATGATGCTGTGCAAGGCCAG GACCTGTACGACGAAGAGGATGAAGTGAGGAAGCCGAAGAAAGCCCGGAGGAAAATGATCAGAACCACGTCCCTGAGCAGA CAACCGAACTTCAAGCAGAAATTCGTTGCTTTGCTGAAGAGATTTAAAGTGATGGATGAG GTTCTGGACTCCGACCCGGTGGGTCAGACCCAAGAAGTGGAGGAGGACCTGGGGCTGCTCTACGACAGCTTGGAGGAATGCAACAACAGCGACAGCGGCCCCGAGCTGGAGGATAATGAGAGCGTGCGCagcacccccaaacccacccTGAG GCGTTTCTTTGAGGGCGTCTCTCACTCGGGTTCCCAGACTGAGATCGGCAGTCTGCACATCCAGAAAGGGCAGGAACAGGAGTCCGGCAGCCCT GGACAAGCAGAGAAGCGAAAGACTGGAGCGCCGCGGGCCCTGGAGGAGGTGGGCATGGAGGTGGTAGCCGCG GTGCTGGAGGCAGAGGAGCCCTCCCCACGCCCTGGGGCGGCAGAGGCAGCCAGGCGGGAGAGCAGTGTTGACAGGCTAGCCCAACTGGCCAGCGCCAGCAAGCCCGAGCCCCCAAACGCTGTGTCACCCAG CAAAGCTGAGAGCAGACAGGTGTGGCGGCCCCGCAGCACCTCCATGAAGGACCGGCAGAACTCGAAGGGGCAGAGCGACCGCGCCAGCAGCCTGGACAGTGAGAGCTCGCTGGACTCGCGGCACAGTGCCCAG GTGCCCCGGAAATCTGTCTATGATCAGCTGAACCAGATCTTGATCTCAGACGAGCAGCTTCCGGAGAGCATTGTCCTGGTGAACGTCACCGAGTGGCAAGGGCag TTCCTGAGCGAACAGCTCCAGGCACACAAACAACCCGTCGTCTCCACTTGGTCTGTGGCCGACGTCCAGGCTGCCTTCAACACCATCGTCGCCCGCATCCAGAGATA CTGTAACTGCAACTCTCACATGCCTCCCCCAGTCAAAGTGGCCGTGGCGGGAGACCAGAGCTACCTGAGCATCGTGCTGCGGTTCTTCGTGGAGCAGCTGGCCAGCAAGACCCCAGACTGGCTGAACTACCTCCGCTTCCTCGTGGTGCCACTGG GCTCACACCCGCTGGCCAAATACCTGGGGTCCGTGGATGGGAGGTACAGCGCCCTCTTCCTGGACACGGTGTGGAGGGAGCTGTTCAGCCGGGCTGAGCCCCCCAGCGCAG ATACCGTGGACGTCTCTGGCCGTGTGGCTCAGTTCATTGCAGGAGCCAGCCAGTCTCACCAGCTGCCCATCTCCGAGGCCATGCTGACGTACAAACAGAAGAG GAAGAGAAGCCtctattttgacttttatatcaG CCCAGACGACGACTCCTGCCAGAAGTTTGTGCCATTTGTTGGG GTGGTGAAAGTGGGGCTCGTGGAACAGTCCTTCTGCGCCTCAG TGGACTCTGACGATGCCACGGTCTGCACCAGTTCCCTGCTGAGCTCCTCACCTTCAGCCAGCGCAGGGACCCCCCACAGCAAGGAGGCCATGGGCACCCCACCGCCCTCCCCGTCCGTCAGCAGCAGCCTCTCGGGGGCTGGGTGA